From Cytobacillus sp. IB215665, the proteins below share one genomic window:
- the secA2 gene encoding accessory Sec system translocase SecA2, with product MLTYLKKVLGNNKQEKQLKKYYQLVEQINALESDFEALTDEELKAKTAEFKAQLADGKTIYDIQVEAFATVREAAKRVLGFRHYDVQLIGGLVLTEGNIAEMATGEGKTLVASLPSYLRALEGKGVHVITVNEYLARRDQNQIGKIHEFLGLTVGLNVPMITPDQKLSAYEADITYGVGSEFGFDSLRDNMVFDIVQRVQRPHHYAIIDEVDSVLIDEAKTPLIIAGKTGVSSDLSYLCARIVKTFVRDVDFVFDEETNTANLSDDGISKIEQGFGIDNLYDLEHQTLYHYVIQALRASVMFTRDADYIVKEGKILLVDMFTGRPMEGRSLSNGLHQAIEAKEGLEVTEENKTQASVTIQNYFRLYPTMSGMTGTAKTEEKEFQDLYGMDVVQIPTNKPIQRQDLLDKVYATINDKYRAVANEVKRIHQTGQPVLVGTTSILQSEKVADYLKEEGLDFQLLNAKSIEQEIQLISLAGQKDQITIATNMAGRGTDIMLGEGVEELGGLYVLGTEKHEARRIDNQLKGRSGRQGDPGCSQFFLSLEDDMFNRFAKEELEKLQKAVDADQDGLLTNKKVDEFVERVQRICEGSNFSIREYNLKLDNIMNEQRNTVYDLRDQILNTDDPISLTLPMISSYIEHEIEQTCIEDIVPEEWELSKLAADLNVVFGENVVSFPQDISDRSEVSDIVNEAYEAFVQSLEDHKDNIKLRFVVQRTLLSVTDHFWLEHIDTMERLKEGVGLRHYSQEDPMRQYQREGLELFTIMFHKLERNMSHQFGQLIIEVAKGV from the coding sequence ATGTTAACGTACTTAAAAAAAGTACTAGGAAATAATAAACAAGAAAAGCAGTTGAAAAAATACTATCAATTAGTTGAACAAATAAATGCGTTAGAAAGCGATTTTGAAGCTTTAACAGACGAAGAGCTAAAGGCAAAAACAGCTGAATTTAAAGCCCAGCTTGCTGATGGCAAAACGATTTATGACATTCAGGTTGAAGCATTTGCTACTGTAAGAGAGGCTGCCAAGCGCGTACTTGGTTTTCGCCACTACGATGTCCAATTAATCGGTGGACTTGTTCTTACTGAAGGAAACATTGCTGAAATGGCTACAGGTGAGGGTAAAACGTTAGTTGCCTCACTTCCTAGTTATCTTCGCGCACTAGAAGGCAAAGGTGTTCACGTCATCACTGTAAATGAATATTTAGCTAGACGTGACCAAAATCAAATAGGAAAAATTCATGAGTTTCTCGGCCTTACAGTTGGTTTAAATGTACCGATGATCACTCCTGATCAAAAGCTATCGGCTTATGAAGCAGATATCACTTACGGTGTTGGTAGCGAATTTGGTTTCGATAGCCTCCGTGATAATATGGTTTTTGATATTGTTCAACGTGTGCAGCGACCACACCATTATGCCATTATCGATGAAGTAGATAGCGTGTTAATTGATGAAGCGAAAACCCCACTAATCATCGCAGGGAAAACTGGTGTGAGCTCAGACCTTAGTTATTTGTGCGCTCGCATCGTCAAAACATTTGTACGAGATGTTGATTTTGTATTTGATGAAGAAACGAATACAGCCAACTTATCAGATGATGGCATCTCAAAAATTGAACAAGGCTTCGGCATTGACAATTTGTATGATCTTGAGCATCAAACACTTTATCATTATGTCATCCAAGCATTACGTGCTTCTGTAATGTTTACGCGAGATGCTGACTACATCGTCAAAGAAGGCAAAATTTTATTAGTTGATATGTTTACAGGTCGCCCAATGGAAGGACGCTCTTTGAGCAACGGACTTCATCAAGCTATTGAGGCGAAGGAAGGGTTAGAGGTCACTGAAGAGAACAAAACCCAAGCCTCTGTAACGATCCAAAACTATTTCAGGCTCTACCCAACAATGTCAGGCATGACGGGTACAGCAAAAACAGAAGAAAAGGAATTTCAAGATTTATATGGTATGGACGTTGTCCAAATTCCAACGAACAAACCGATTCAACGTCAAGACTTATTAGATAAAGTGTATGCAACAATTAATGATAAATACAGAGCTGTTGCAAACGAAGTGAAACGCATCCATCAAACAGGGCAACCAGTCTTAGTAGGTACGACATCAATTTTACAATCAGAAAAGGTTGCTGACTATTTGAAAGAGGAAGGCTTAGACTTCCAGCTATTGAATGCTAAGAGTATTGAGCAAGAAATTCAACTCATCTCGTTAGCAGGGCAAAAAGATCAAATTACGATTGCAACGAACATGGCTGGACGTGGTACAGACATCATGCTCGGCGAAGGTGTTGAAGAGCTAGGTGGATTATATGTACTTGGTACGGAGAAGCATGAAGCACGCCGCATAGATAATCAGCTCAAAGGTCGTTCTGGGCGCCAAGGTGACCCAGGCTGTTCACAGTTCTTCCTATCATTAGAGGATGATATGTTCAATCGCTTTGCCAAGGAAGAGCTAGAGAAATTACAAAAAGCTGTGGATGCTGATCAGGACGGCTTACTCACGAATAAAAAGGTTGATGAGTTCGTTGAGCGTGTTCAACGCATATGCGAAGGTAGTAACTTTTCAATTAGAGAATATAATTTAAAGCTAGATAACATTATGAATGAGCAGCGTAATACAGTGTATGACTTGCGAGATCAGATTCTTAATACCGATGATCCAATATCGCTCACACTTCCAATGATCTCTTCTTATATTGAGCATGAAATTGAGCAAACATGTATAGAAGATATAGTGCCTGAGGAATGGGAGTTATCTAAGCTTGCAGCTGACTTAAACGTCGTGTTTGGTGAAAATGTCGTATCATTCCCACAGGACATCTCTGACCGTAGTGAAGTAAGTGACATCGTTAACGAAGCGTATGAAGCCTTTGTGCAGTCACTTGAAGATCATAAAGACAACATAAAGCTAAGATTTGTTGTCCAAAGAACGCTTCTTTCTGTCACAGACCATTTTTGGCTAGAACATATCGACACGATGGAACGCTTGAAGGAAGGTGTCGGGTTACGACATTATAGTCAAGAAGACCCAATGCGCCAATACCAACGTGAAGGTCTTGAACTATTTACGATCATGTTCCACAAACTAGAACGTAACATGAGCCACCAATTTGGCCAGCTCATCATCGAAGTAGCTAAGGGGGTCTGA
- a CDS encoding WecB/TagA/CpsF family glycosyltransferase → MKETILGIDVCTHTYEQLINELMYNIDQNKKSFIVAINPEKIMKAQSDQSLQELLNHATYQIPDGIGVVLASKIRGGRIKDRVTGIDMMLKLCQEATEQRKNIFLYGAKPGVADQAKEKLEAKFPGIQIAGTLHGYEKDEEVIIKAINDSKADIVFVALGSPAQENWIVKHMNDLHPTVFQGVGGSYDVISGNIKRAPSTFQKLGLEWFYRLLKEPWRIRRQLLLPMFLLKAVKK, encoded by the coding sequence ATGAAAGAAACCATTTTAGGTATAGACGTATGTACGCACACGTACGAACAGCTTATTAATGAATTAATGTACAACATAGATCAAAATAAAAAATCGTTTATCGTTGCGATTAACCCTGAGAAAATTATGAAAGCTCAAAGCGACCAATCTTTACAAGAATTATTGAATCATGCCACTTATCAAATTCCTGATGGCATTGGTGTTGTTCTTGCTTCGAAAATTAGAGGTGGCCGCATTAAGGATCGAGTAACAGGTATAGATATGATGCTGAAGCTGTGTCAGGAAGCAACTGAGCAACGTAAAAACATATTTTTATATGGTGCGAAGCCAGGGGTTGCTGATCAAGCAAAGGAGAAGCTAGAGGCTAAATTTCCTGGAATCCAAATTGCGGGTACACTTCATGGTTATGAAAAGGATGAAGAGGTCATTATTAAAGCAATTAATGATTCAAAGGCAGATATCGTATTTGTTGCACTAGGCAGCCCAGCGCAAGAAAACTGGATCGTTAAACATATGAATGATCTTCATCCAACAGTGTTTCAAGGAGTAGGTGGTTCTTATGATGTCATATCAGGTAACATCAAACGTGCCCCTAGCACTTTTCAGAAACTTGGGTTAGAATGGTTTTATCGTCTATTGAAGGAGCCATGGAGAATAAGGCGTCAATTATTGTTGCCAATGTTTTTATTAAAGGCGGTAAAAAAGTAA
- a CDS encoding nucleotide sugar dehydrogenase → MTKKLCVVGLGYIGLPTAVMFANHGVRVHGVDINETAISMIQNKQLHIEEEGLQERLNVAVDSGNFTASTTPEEADIFIIAVPSPINDDKTANLDYVRAATKSIAPYVKKGNLVILESTVPPRTVEDVMIPVLEETNLHIGNELYISHSPERVIPGRVFEELTNNDRIVGGINDESSRLTVELYEIFVKGTLHVTDATTAELVKVIENTYRDVNIAFANELAKISENLGVNAWEAIKLANYHPRVNIHFPGPGVGGHCIAVDPWFLAELEPDLAKLITLARQTNDGMPQHTAKRVKDIISQQGIQHGRVAVFGLAFKGNIDDMRESPSLEVIHHLRELGLDCSAYDPHIKENKLDIQTQSIEEAVEHADIILILTDHNEFKAIQPDLFAERLRTKIILDTKNCIQEQAWKDQGFDVYRLGDSKN, encoded by the coding sequence ATGACGAAAAAGCTATGTGTAGTAGGCTTAGGATATATTGGATTACCAACAGCTGTGATGTTTGCCAATCATGGCGTTCGTGTTCATGGTGTAGATATAAATGAAACAGCTATATCCATGATACAAAATAAACAGTTACATATTGAAGAAGAAGGGTTACAAGAACGTTTAAATGTGGCGGTTGACAGTGGGAACTTTACTGCTTCAACAACACCAGAAGAAGCAGATATATTTATTATTGCAGTTCCTTCCCCAATAAATGACGATAAGACAGCGAATTTAGATTATGTAAGGGCTGCAACGAAGTCAATCGCTCCTTACGTGAAAAAGGGTAACTTAGTTATTTTAGAATCGACAGTGCCTCCTAGAACTGTTGAGGATGTGATGATTCCCGTATTAGAAGAAACGAATTTACATATCGGTAATGAACTATATATCTCACATTCTCCTGAAAGAGTTATTCCAGGAAGAGTATTTGAAGAGTTAACGAATAACGATCGTATCGTCGGTGGTATTAACGACGAATCAAGTCGCTTGACCGTTGAGCTATACGAGATTTTTGTAAAAGGGACACTTCATGTAACAGATGCAACGACTGCGGAATTGGTTAAGGTCATTGAAAATACTTACCGTGATGTAAATATTGCATTTGCGAACGAATTAGCGAAAATCAGTGAAAATCTAGGGGTAAATGCGTGGGAAGCCATTAAGCTAGCGAACTACCATCCGCGTGTAAATATCCACTTCCCAGGACCAGGTGTAGGAGGGCATTGTATCGCTGTTGATCCTTGGTTTTTAGCTGAGTTAGAGCCAGATCTTGCGAAACTAATTACACTTGCTCGTCAAACGAATGATGGCATGCCACAGCATACAGCCAAAAGAGTAAAAGATATCATCAGCCAACAAGGAATCCAACACGGTCGCGTAGCAGTGTTTGGTCTTGCTTTCAAAGGGAATATTGATGATATGAGAGAAAGTCCGTCATTGGAAGTCATCCATCATTTACGTGAATTAGGACTCGATTGTTCAGCGTATGATCCTCATATTAAAGAGAATAAACTGGACATTCAAACGCAAAGCATTGAAGAAGCAGTTGAACATGCTGATATCATTCTTATTTTAACAGATCATAATGAATTTAAAGCTATCCAACCAGACTTGTTTGCAGAGCGACTACGTACGAAAATAATACTCGACACAAAAAACTGTATTCAAGAACAAGCATGGAAAGACCAAGGCTTTGATGTATACCGTTTAGGTGATTCAAAAAACTAA
- a CDS encoding accessory Sec system S-layer assembly protein, with protein MAFFKKKGKPEKKGKDSTVNAGDVLGGNVTSQSGVAVKTALSFHPLSNIGVEEKYYFQFLNNELPPLKENQVSISGIELKKEEKGTAVTAFVRNSLNRPIDLKDMPLLLLGPNGENLARKVFDLSALGAIPAKSSRPWTFIFEDSFVTASELPSVGWKLAFEIKKPHTLDLEESWEKSLADEDKEKLQQLIKKTPALKEGEVNFMSLQGRQTEDNSLHVTMLIRNGSNKDVTFQKMPLIVEDASGEVIAKGGFELDSFQVKANTSKPWTFIFPSSLLLKEDIDLSSWKAYIPQQNK; from the coding sequence ATGGCTTTTTTTAAGAAGAAAGGTAAACCAGAGAAAAAAGGTAAAGACAGTACGGTTAATGCAGGTGATGTGCTTGGTGGTAACGTCACTTCTCAATCAGGAGTTGCAGTGAAAACGGCACTAAGCTTTCATCCTTTATCAAATATCGGTGTAGAAGAAAAATACTATTTTCAGTTCCTTAACAATGAGCTGCCACCTTTAAAGGAAAACCAAGTATCAATATCAGGGATAGAGTTAAAAAAAGAAGAGAAAGGTACTGCTGTTACTGCATTTGTCCGCAATAGCTTAAACAGACCGATCGATTTGAAGGACATGCCTTTATTATTACTTGGACCAAATGGTGAAAACCTTGCTCGCAAAGTGTTTGACCTAAGCGCATTAGGAGCAATCCCTGCAAAGAGTAGTAGACCGTGGACATTTATCTTCGAAGATAGTTTTGTTACAGCTTCAGAGTTACCTAGTGTTGGTTGGAAGCTAGCATTTGAAATCAAAAAGCCACATACACTAGATTTAGAAGAAAGCTGGGAAAAAAGCTTAGCAGATGAAGATAAAGAGAAGCTTCAACAACTAATTAAAAAAACGCCTGCTCTAAAAGAAGGCGAAGTTAATTTCATGTCATTACAAGGAAGACAGACAGAGGACAATAGCTTGCACGTGACGATGCTGATCCGAAATGGTAGCAACAAGGACGTTACCTTTCAAAAGATGCCATTGATCGTTGAAGACGCTTCAGGCGAAGTTATTGCCAAAGGAGGCTTTGAACTAGATTCGTTTCAAGTTAAAGCGAATACGAGTAAGCCGTGGACATTTATCTTCCCATCATCACTATTATTAAAAGAAGACATCGATTTAAGTTCATGGAAGGCATACATCCCTCAACAAAATAAATAA